One genomic region from Nonomuraea helvata encodes:
- a CDS encoding ABC transporter permease, with amino-acid sequence MAEILRSLRLYVLLQRASARGAMQYRLNTVIGILSGAVWQGTGFAFIWVVMHTFPSLAGWGLAEIAFLYGLRLTAHALAMIPMMSVNDIQWVVRDGEFDRFLLRPLNPLVQLMGNRMGIAQFGDLLVGVALLVVAGQNAQVRWSVPLIAYCLVSVVGGALIEAAFFLALCSLALRMIDTFALRVFVDDVFSKFGSYPMKIFGGTVEWLLTFVLPVAFVAYVPSSILLGKLGNAWALAAPLLGVILIALAYLIWRRQLDHYQSVGH; translated from the coding sequence TCCGTTCCCTGCGCCTGTACGTCCTGCTCCAACGCGCCTCCGCCCGCGGCGCCATGCAGTACCGCCTGAACACCGTGATCGGCATCCTCAGCGGCGCGGTCTGGCAGGGCACCGGGTTCGCCTTCATCTGGGTGGTGATGCACACGTTCCCCTCGCTGGCGGGGTGGGGACTGGCGGAGATCGCCTTCCTGTACGGCCTGCGGCTGACCGCGCACGCGCTGGCGATGATCCCCATGATGAGCGTGAACGACATCCAATGGGTGGTGCGCGACGGGGAGTTCGACCGCTTCCTGCTGCGTCCCCTCAACCCCCTGGTCCAGCTCATGGGCAACAGGATGGGCATCGCGCAGTTCGGCGACCTGCTCGTCGGCGTGGCGCTGCTCGTCGTCGCCGGTCAGAACGCACAGGTCCGGTGGAGCGTCCCCCTGATCGCCTACTGCTTGGTGTCGGTCGTCGGCGGCGCACTCATCGAGGCCGCCTTCTTCCTCGCGCTCTGCTCACTGGCGCTGCGCATGATCGACACGTTCGCCCTGCGCGTCTTCGTCGACGACGTCTTCAGCAAGTTCGGCTCCTACCCGATGAAGATCTTCGGCGGGACCGTCGAGTGGCTGCTCACGTTCGTGCTTCCCGTCGCCTTCGTGGCCTACGTACCCTCGAGCATTCTGCTGGGCAAGCTCGGCAACGCCTGGGCACTGGCAGCCCCGCTCCTGGGCGTGATCCTGATCGCGCTGGCCTACCTCATCTGGCGACGCCAGCTCGACCACTACCAGAGCGTCGGCCACTGA
- a CDS encoding carboxymuconolactone decarboxylase family protein, whose translation MEPRMNLYTNELGAKISKRFYNVSLAIEQSTLPRATQNLVMLRVSQINGCGFCVDYHSKDAAAAGETAVRLNLVAAWRESTVFTEAERAALALAEEGTRLADAHHGVSDETWAQARKHYDEDQTVALVYLVAMINAANRLGVIVRTQGGSYEPGMFASMSS comes from the coding sequence ATGGAACCCCGCATGAACCTGTACACCAACGAGCTCGGCGCCAAGATCAGCAAGCGGTTCTACAACGTCAGCCTGGCGATCGAGCAGTCGACGCTGCCCAGGGCCACCCAGAACCTGGTGATGCTGCGTGTCAGCCAGATCAACGGCTGCGGTTTCTGCGTCGACTATCACTCCAAGGACGCCGCTGCCGCCGGGGAGACCGCGGTCCGGCTCAACCTGGTCGCCGCCTGGCGTGAGTCCACCGTGTTCACCGAGGCCGAGCGGGCCGCGCTGGCGCTCGCCGAGGAGGGCACCCGGCTCGCCGACGCCCACCACGGCGTGTCCGACGAGACCTGGGCCCAGGCGCGCAAGCACTATGACGAGGACCAGACCGTCGCTCTGGTCTACCTGGTCGCCATGATCAACGCGGCCAACCGGCTCGGTGTGATCGTGCGCACACAGGGGGGCTCCTACGAGCCGGGCATGTTCGCCAGTATGTCGAGCTGA
- a CDS encoding right-handed parallel beta-helix repeat-containing protein: MIELFVDPHGDDSAPGTLTRPFATLSRARDAARALTGEIVVQLRAGTHLLTEPLELTEADSGRDGHHVVYQAHGYGTTGQEEAVVSGGRLITGWQEQDGVWLAEVGDLDTRQLYVDGRRADRAGIDGLPGQVTMTETGYTTDSRAPLAWRSPGDVEFVHRGVYPWTEARCGVAEVSAGGEGAVITMAQPAFGRALELYNSTWEGQTSRGLGLPTRVENDAAFLTEPGTFVLDRARPGHHVLRYLPRPGEHPERTRVVAPVLETLLRATGVRGVTFKGLTFADATWLRPSGPEGFLHYHGSGFHVGGPIHTVSLGEGVGSVTVPGESATIPACVTLTDASGVRVEGCRFTRLGATGLGVYGGADITVRGCDFDALSAGALVVDGSGSTSVEDNWIHHVGLEFSGSPGIALTGTTGCTVAHNHVADVPHCGIVAGPGRGTRILRNLTTDTMQVLADGGGVYLSGAQGESHDSGAVVRGNVIEDTRTPYNFGLYTDYGAAWVTVEENVVVRADSTAILHVSPPLDNVVYRGNFWDAAPIGADAPPSGVTYEGNTVLTGESDLAAADAVRAQAGRRAAVG, translated from the coding sequence GTGATCGAACTGTTCGTCGACCCCCACGGTGACGACTCCGCTCCGGGCACGCTCACGCGCCCGTTCGCCACCCTCAGCCGTGCCCGCGACGCGGCCCGCGCCCTCACCGGCGAGATCGTCGTCCAGCTCAGGGCCGGGACGCACCTGCTCACCGAACCGCTGGAGCTCACCGAGGCCGACTCTGGCCGCGACGGTCACCACGTCGTCTATCAGGCCCACGGGTACGGCACCACCGGGCAGGAAGAGGCCGTCGTCAGCGGCGGCCGCCTCATCACCGGCTGGCAGGAACAGGACGGCGTGTGGCTGGCCGAGGTGGGTGACCTGGACACCCGTCAGCTGTACGTGGACGGCCGCCGGGCCGATCGGGCGGGCATCGACGGTCTTCCCGGCCAGGTCACCATGACCGAGACCGGCTACACCACCGACAGCAGGGCGCCGCTGGCCTGGCGGAGCCCGGGCGATGTGGAGTTCGTGCATCGGGGCGTCTACCCGTGGACGGAGGCCCGCTGCGGCGTCGCCGAGGTGTCGGCCGGGGGAGAGGGCGCCGTGATCACCATGGCGCAGCCCGCCTTCGGCCGCGCCCTCGAGCTGTACAACTCCACCTGGGAAGGGCAGACCTCGCGAGGGCTCGGCCTGCCGACCCGGGTCGAGAACGACGCCGCCTTCCTCACCGAACCGGGCACGTTCGTCCTGGACCGCGCACGGCCGGGTCACCACGTCCTGCGCTACCTGCCCCGCCCCGGCGAGCACCCGGAACGCACGCGGGTGGTCGCACCCGTACTGGAGACGCTGCTCCGCGCCACCGGCGTGCGCGGTGTGACGTTCAAGGGGCTGACGTTCGCCGACGCCACCTGGCTCCGGCCGAGCGGTCCCGAGGGGTTCCTGCACTACCACGGGAGCGGTTTCCACGTCGGCGGCCCGATCCACACGGTCTCGCTCGGCGAGGGCGTCGGCTCGGTCACCGTCCCGGGGGAGTCCGCCACGATCCCCGCCTGCGTGACACTGACGGACGCCTCCGGCGTGCGGGTCGAGGGCTGCCGCTTCACCCGGCTGGGCGCCACCGGCCTCGGTGTGTACGGCGGCGCGGACATCACGGTACGCGGATGCGACTTCGACGCGCTCTCGGCCGGCGCCCTCGTGGTCGACGGCAGCGGTTCCACCTCCGTGGAGGACAACTGGATCCACCACGTCGGCCTGGAGTTCTCCGGCTCGCCCGGCATCGCGCTGACCGGCACGACCGGGTGCACCGTCGCGCACAACCACGTCGCCGACGTGCCGCACTGCGGCATCGTCGCCGGCCCCGGCCGGGGCACCCGGATCCTGCGCAACCTCACGACGGACACGATGCAGGTGCTGGCCGACGGCGGAGGCGTCTACCTGTCCGGCGCGCAGGGCGAGTCCCACGACTCGGGCGCGGTCGTCCGGGGCAACGTCATCGAGGACACGCGCACGCCGTACAACTTCGGCCTGTACACCGACTACGGCGCGGCCTGGGTCACGGTCGAGGAGAACGTGGTCGTCCGCGCCGACAGCACGGCCATCCTGCACGTGTCGCCGCCGCTGGACAACGTCGTCTACCGGGGCAACTTCTGGGACGCCGCTCCGATCGGCGCCGACGCACCGCCCTCCGGCGTCACATACGAAGGCAACACCGTACTCACCGGTGAAAGCGATCTGGCGGCCGCGGACGCGGTACGGGCCCAGGCCGGCCGCCGAGCCGCCGTCGGGTAA
- a CDS encoding TetR/AcrR family transcriptional regulator, which yields MTRDRAGDPDHVVELLWREGGAEPRPGLSLDRIVRTGVELADTEGLAGLSMRKVAERLGFTTMSLYRHVPGREQLIDLMCDEVAGETSAGSVSAGSAAAGEGWRARLEACARAGWELRRRHPWLAEVRGGRHVPGPNTIARYEQMLSTVADTGLTPAEVIAVVGLVGRFVDSEALLLVEAAETERRSGVSEEEWWGGRDTLFERLYGYPTLTRLWEQGGFDRPEDPFEFGLARLLDGIELLIGQRYESRDETGAVCVVCGAPVDQPASGRPRAYCSASCRQRAYRRRTADKD from the coding sequence ATGACGCGAGACAGAGCGGGAGATCCCGATCATGTGGTGGAGCTGCTGTGGCGCGAAGGCGGCGCGGAGCCGCGGCCGGGGCTGAGTCTCGACCGGATCGTGCGCACGGGCGTCGAGCTGGCCGACACCGAGGGCCTGGCAGGGCTGTCGATGCGGAAGGTGGCCGAACGACTGGGCTTCACCACCATGTCGCTCTACCGGCACGTGCCCGGCCGCGAGCAGCTCATCGACCTCATGTGTGACGAGGTGGCGGGCGAGACGTCGGCCGGGTCCGTGTCGGCCGGGTCCGCGGCGGCGGGCGAGGGGTGGCGGGCGCGGCTGGAGGCGTGCGCCCGTGCGGGCTGGGAGCTGCGCCGCCGCCATCCCTGGCTGGCGGAGGTGCGGGGCGGCCGGCACGTGCCCGGCCCCAACACCATCGCCCGCTACGAGCAGATGCTGAGCACGGTGGCCGACACCGGCCTGACCCCCGCCGAGGTGATCGCCGTGGTCGGCCTCGTCGGCAGGTTCGTCGACTCCGAGGCGCTGCTGCTGGTGGAGGCGGCCGAGACCGAGCGCCGTAGCGGCGTCAGCGAGGAGGAGTGGTGGGGAGGCCGCGACACGCTGTTCGAGCGGCTGTACGGCTATCCCACGCTCACCCGGCTGTGGGAGCAGGGCGGCTTCGACCGGCCGGAGGACCCCTTCGAGTTCGGCCTCGCGCGGCTGCTGGACGGCATTGAACTCCTGATCGGGCAGCGTTACGAATCGCGTGACGAAACTGGGGCGGTGTGCGTCGTGTGCGGCGCGCCCGTGGACCAGCCCGCGTCCGGACGGCCCAGGGCGTACTGCTCGGCCTCCTGCCGCCAGCGGGCCTACCGCAGGCGCACCGCCGACAAGGATTGA
- a CDS encoding PadR family transcriptional regulator has protein sequence MSTGHVLLGLLAERPKHGYELKKEHDDRLAGAKPLAYGQVYATLQRLERDGFAEVAETQQEGGPERTMYAITGSGRAELDRWLNTVEPPAPYVASSLFTRVAVAGRAADAYLVRQREAHLTRMRELTAAKAGGAPAQVLAADYALQHLDADLRWIETALSRLKEENDA, from the coding sequence ATGTCGACCGGTCATGTGCTGCTCGGCCTCCTCGCCGAGCGCCCGAAACACGGCTACGAACTCAAGAAGGAGCACGATGACCGCCTGGCCGGCGCCAAGCCGCTGGCCTACGGACAGGTCTACGCCACGCTCCAGCGGCTGGAACGTGACGGCTTCGCCGAGGTGGCGGAGACGCAGCAGGAGGGCGGCCCCGAACGCACGATGTACGCGATCACCGGCAGCGGCCGGGCGGAGCTGGACCGGTGGCTGAACACCGTGGAGCCACCGGCCCCGTACGTCGCCAGCTCGCTGTTCACCCGCGTCGCCGTGGCGGGAAGGGCCGCTGACGCCTACCTCGTACGGCAGCGAGAAGCGCATCTGACCCGGATGCGGGAGCTGACCGCCGCGAAGGCAGGCGGCGCGCCCGCCCAGGTGCTGGCTGCCGACTACGCGCTTCAGCACCTCGACGCCGACCTGCGCTGGATCGAGACCGCACTGTCGCGGCTGAAGGAGGAGAACGATGCTTGA
- a CDS encoding ABC transporter ATP-binding protein, with product MLEARGLVKSYGRTRALTGVSLDVAEGEIVAITGPSGSGKSTLLHCLAGIIRPESGEVVLDGRRIDTLAEAELTRLRRESFGVVFQFGELVPELTAAENVALPMLFNRRGRQESMNVAADWLDRLGVSDCAEQRPGELSGGQLQRVALARALATGPRVVFADEPTGALDTLGGEQVMSALIGAARASGTTVVVVTHDNRVAAYADREIALRDGAVLAGISQ from the coding sequence ATGCTTGAGGCCAGAGGCTTGGTCAAGTCGTACGGCAGGACCAGGGCGTTGACAGGCGTCTCCCTCGACGTCGCGGAGGGCGAGATCGTCGCGATCACCGGGCCGAGCGGGTCGGGCAAGTCGACGCTGCTGCACTGCCTGGCCGGGATCATCCGCCCGGAGTCCGGCGAGGTCGTGCTGGACGGCAGGCGGATCGACACGCTGGCCGAGGCCGAGCTGACCAGGCTGCGGCGGGAGAGCTTCGGCGTGGTCTTCCAGTTCGGCGAGCTGGTGCCCGAGCTCACCGCGGCGGAGAACGTCGCGCTGCCGATGCTGTTCAACCGGCGCGGCAGGCAGGAGTCGATGAACGTGGCGGCGGACTGGCTGGACCGGCTGGGGGTGTCCGACTGCGCCGAGCAGCGGCCCGGTGAGCTGTCCGGGGGCCAGTTGCAGCGGGTGGCTCTCGCGCGTGCGCTGGCGACCGGTCCACGCGTGGTCTTCGCCGACGAGCCCACCGGAGCGCTGGACACGCTCGGGGGCGAGCAGGTGATGAGCGCGCTGATCGGGGCGGCCCGCGCGAGCGGTACCACCGTTGTCGTGGTCACCCACGACAACCGGGTGGCCGCCTACGCCGACCGGGAGATCGCCCTGCGCGACGGGGCCGTGCTGGCGGGGATCAGCCAATGA
- a CDS encoding FAD-dependent oxidoreductase, with protein MKAIICGAGIAGLTLAWHLERSGWEVELIERAPAFRGSGYMIDFYGPGLQVAERMGLRERLRALRYPVDELSYVDRDGRQTSHLTMPPGMQEVISVLRGDLARTLQDDVRSPVRYATSIDSVEQDSGGVTVQLTDGTRRRADLLVGADGAHSRVRELAFGDGSRHLRYLGHQVAAYILEDRRLSERIGMRYQMLTVPGLMAGAYALRDDRLALLFLRREPEPRIPGDPAATLRRHYGELGWILPEVLTRCPDPPELYYDQVTQVEMERWSQGRVVLLGDACQAVSLFAGHGASMAMAAAWILADELAGCEDPVAAALRYQRRIQPTIGEVQRFGRRFIRWMAPAGRRHIIARDWMLRLAALPGVSRLFVNSLSPGGHNLIRSSSEVASPHPA; from the coding sequence GTGAAAGCCATCATCTGTGGCGCCGGCATCGCCGGGCTCACCCTGGCCTGGCACCTCGAGCGCTCCGGTTGGGAGGTCGAGCTGATCGAACGCGCGCCCGCCTTCCGCGGCAGCGGCTACATGATCGACTTCTACGGCCCGGGCCTCCAGGTCGCCGAGCGCATGGGCCTGCGCGAACGACTCCGCGCACTCCGCTACCCGGTCGACGAGCTGAGCTACGTCGACCGCGACGGGCGGCAGACCAGTCATCTGACCATGCCGCCCGGCATGCAGGAGGTCATCAGCGTGCTCCGCGGCGACCTGGCCCGCACGCTTCAGGACGACGTCCGCTCCCCGGTTCGCTACGCCACCAGCATCGATTCCGTTGAGCAGGATTCCGGCGGCGTCACCGTACAGCTGACCGACGGCACCCGGCGCCGGGCAGACCTGCTGGTCGGCGCGGACGGCGCCCATTCACGCGTCCGCGAGCTGGCCTTCGGCGACGGGAGCCGTCACCTGCGCTACCTCGGCCACCAGGTGGCCGCCTACATCCTGGAGGACCGGCGGCTGAGCGAGCGGATCGGCATGCGCTACCAGATGCTCACCGTGCCGGGGCTGATGGCGGGCGCGTACGCGCTCCGCGACGACCGGCTCGCGCTGCTGTTCCTGCGGCGTGAGCCGGAGCCGCGCATCCCCGGCGATCCCGCCGCCACGCTCCGCCGCCACTACGGTGAGCTGGGCTGGATCCTGCCCGAGGTGCTGACCCGCTGCCCGGACCCGCCCGAGCTGTACTACGACCAGGTGACCCAGGTCGAGATGGAGCGCTGGAGCCAAGGGCGGGTGGTTCTGCTCGGCGACGCCTGCCAGGCCGTCTCCCTGTTCGCCGGGCACGGCGCCTCCATGGCCATGGCCGCGGCCTGGATCCTCGCCGACGAGCTCGCCGGCTGCGAGGACCCCGTCGCCGCAGCCCTCCGATACCAGCGGCGCATCCAGCCCACGATCGGCGAAGTCCAGCGCTTCGGCCGCCGCTTCATCCGGTGGATGGCCCCGGCCGGCCGCCGGCACATCATCGCCCGCGACTGGATGCTCCGGCTGGCCGCCCTGCCCGGAGTGAGCAGGTTGTTCGTCAACTCGCTCAGCCCTGGCGGCCACAACCTGATCAGGAGCAGCTCGGAAGTGGCGAGTCCGCATCCAGCCTGA
- a CDS encoding TetR/AcrR family transcriptional regulator: MVSAERGQATRQRLLEAAVPLIGEVGWGGVTTRMVAERAGVAPGVVHYHFTSVTGLLITGSIGFTRAMLDQFAQELGEQPGIDEGIDWLLGQLSGYTGSDPVSLLVTEMFLASTRLPELRTQLNELVGEFRSQVAAWLRMHGRRSDSQAAATVLAAAIDGLILHHALDPSLNLTALAAPLRAMLLRQEETP, encoded by the coding sequence ATGGTGTCAGCGGAACGGGGTCAGGCCACCCGGCAGCGGCTGCTGGAGGCGGCGGTCCCGCTCATCGGCGAGGTGGGATGGGGCGGCGTGACCACCCGGATGGTGGCCGAGCGGGCCGGGGTCGCCCCCGGCGTGGTGCACTACCACTTCACTTCGGTGACCGGCCTGCTCATCACGGGAAGCATCGGCTTCACCCGCGCCATGCTCGACCAGTTCGCCCAAGAGCTTGGCGAGCAGCCCGGCATCGATGAGGGGATCGACTGGCTGCTGGGCCAGTTGTCCGGCTACACCGGCTCCGATCCTGTCTCACTGCTGGTCACGGAGATGTTCCTGGCCTCGACCCGGCTGCCCGAGCTACGTACGCAGCTCAACGAGCTGGTCGGCGAGTTCCGCTCGCAGGTGGCCGCCTGGCTGCGTATGCACGGCCGCCGATCCGACAGCCAAGCCGCGGCCACCGTGCTCGCCGCGGCCATCGACGGCCTGATCCTTCACCACGCCCTCGACCCCAGCCTGAACCTCACGGCCCTGGCCGCGCCGCTGCGAGCCATGCTGCTCAGACAGGAGGAAACACCGTGA
- a CDS encoding VOC family protein — MALHRLSSIIIGVPNPAETIAYYTEFGLRPGADGWLATTDGGDQLRVVAAPTRRLVEVRIGADDHDDLAAAASRLRALEFPAQLGLTELVTHDPATGVRAVVRIEDRLAQDPRVAGPYNGPGRDDRVGSRAPGILRTDPVRPRKLGHAVLATTDLTLTTAFFRDGLGFKASDYIKDAGAFLRCSTDHHNILVLNAPVTFLHHTSWQVDDIDDIGRGATHMLEDHPERHVWGLGRHHAGSNFFWYLQDPAGNFSEYYSDMDCIVDDQLWTPETLEGARGLFNWGPPPPPSFLHPEDLAALMTGAHST; from the coding sequence ATGGCGCTGCACCGGCTCAGCTCGATCATCATCGGGGTGCCCAACCCTGCCGAGACCATCGCCTACTACACCGAATTCGGCCTGCGGCCAGGCGCGGACGGATGGCTGGCCACCACCGACGGCGGCGACCAGCTCCGCGTGGTCGCGGCCCCGACGCGCCGCCTGGTCGAGGTGCGGATCGGCGCCGACGACCACGACGACCTGGCGGCCGCCGCCTCCCGGCTGCGCGCCCTGGAGTTCCCCGCCCAGCTCGGCCTCACTGAGCTGGTGACTCACGACCCGGCCACCGGCGTTCGCGCCGTCGTCCGGATCGAGGACCGCCTCGCCCAGGATCCCCGGGTGGCCGGCCCGTACAACGGCCCTGGTCGTGACGACCGCGTCGGCAGCCGCGCGCCCGGGATCCTGCGCACCGACCCTGTACGGCCCCGCAAGCTCGGCCATGCCGTGCTGGCGACCACCGACCTCACCCTCACCACGGCCTTCTTCCGGGACGGGCTCGGCTTCAAGGCCAGCGACTACATCAAGGACGCCGGGGCGTTCCTGCGCTGCTCGACCGACCACCACAACATCCTGGTCCTCAACGCTCCCGTCACCTTCCTGCACCACACCTCATGGCAGGTCGACGACATCGACGACATCGGCCGGGGCGCGACGCACATGCTGGAGGACCACCCCGAACGGCACGTGTGGGGGCTGGGCCGGCACCACGCCGGATCCAACTTCTTCTGGTACCTCCAGGACCCCGCGGGCAACTTCAGCGAGTACTACTCCGACATGGACTGCATCGTCGACGACCAACTCTGGACCCCGGAAACCCTCGAAGGCGCCCGCGGCCTGTTCAACTGGGGCCCGCCACCGCCCCCGTCCTTCCTGCACCCCGAAGACCTGGCCGCGCTCATGACCGGGGCGCACAGCACCTGA
- a CDS encoding DoxX family protein — translation MSTTQVIVTVLTAAWVGFSGFSLLRRADFVAKPLIEYGVPQSLWPWLGAAKAAGAVGLLAGLAVPAIGVAAAIGLILYFAGAVVTVLRARSYKTVVFPLLYLAPVVVALALGTAA, via the coding sequence ATGTCCACCACTCAGGTCATCGTCACCGTCCTCACCGCCGCCTGGGTCGGCTTCTCCGGCTTCTCGCTGCTGCGCAGGGCCGATTTCGTGGCCAAGCCGCTGATCGAGTACGGGGTGCCGCAGTCGTTGTGGCCGTGGCTGGGCGCGGCCAAGGCCGCCGGAGCGGTCGGCCTGCTGGCCGGTCTGGCGGTTCCCGCGATCGGCGTCGCCGCCGCGATCGGCCTGATCCTGTACTTCGCCGGCGCGGTCGTCACGGTGCTGCGAGCCCGCTCGTACAAGACCGTCGTCTTCCCTCTGCTGTACCTGGCGCCCGTGGTCGTCGCCCTGGCACTGGGCACGGCCGCATGA
- a CDS encoding MATE family efflux transporter yields the protein MSFLVLSAYNLAVIGVLGNYGENAVAGFTVASTLQSVVLLPGMVLGTATAITINQQRGAGEWRGIRESMRGGIEVTVVTYMVIAVLVWSLHDPLARLIGGDAGVAAATGSYLSAVALTYAVQGPVLASLTVMEETGGGFRAIALNAIYFGLIVAVGAAAAHAAGSADAFYAAVAYCNLIGVTVPLIAVRHIRKLSARGSAAQAAVPTR from the coding sequence ATGTCCTTTCTCGTGCTCTCTGCGTACAACCTCGCGGTCATCGGCGTCCTCGGGAACTACGGGGAGAACGCCGTGGCCGGGTTCACGGTCGCTTCCACCCTGCAGAGCGTCGTGCTGCTGCCGGGCATGGTCCTCGGTACAGCCACAGCGATCACCATCAACCAGCAACGCGGCGCGGGCGAATGGCGGGGAATCCGTGAATCGATGCGCGGCGGCATCGAGGTCACCGTCGTGACCTACATGGTGATCGCGGTGCTGGTGTGGTCACTGCATGACCCGCTGGCGCGGCTGATAGGCGGCGACGCCGGGGTGGCCGCAGCTACGGGCAGTTACCTGAGCGCCGTGGCGCTCACCTACGCCGTCCAGGGACCCGTGCTCGCCTCGCTGACCGTCATGGAGGAGACCGGCGGCGGCTTCCGGGCCATCGCGCTCAACGCCATTTACTTCGGCCTGATCGTCGCGGTCGGCGCGGCGGCGGCACACGCCGCCGGCAGCGCGGACGCCTTCTACGCCGCGGTGGCGTACTGCAACCTGATCGGCGTGACGGTGCCCCTCATCGCCGTACGACACATACGAAAACTGTCGGCCAGGGGCAGCGCCGCTCAGGCAGCCGTCCCGACCCGCTGA
- a CDS encoding ISKra4 family transposase, with product MQAPYDTEATADVFAKAKNTFNWLIGHLTDAQTGTLAHNRLEETITEQGRELQRLLLQAHLDLRALRELEQVRHARHQDVGAAGVIGADGVPRRRVELGHHRLLATVTGTVTVTRCAWRAPGVGNVYPADAALSLPAVRHSAGLAKLAVIETVRGSFDAALAAITTRCGQVIGKRQIEQLVAQAAADVDAFYAARTVLPCTASTVLAISVDGKGIAMRPEALRPATAKAAARARATFRTRLAAGEKPARKRMATLGVVYDAEPAPRRPHDVIAVPGGRSGRRLSRARPNATRKWLCGSVITGPGPVIAKVFDHAEARDPAHARPWVVLVDGARHQLDLIIAEAARRRIRVHIVIDFVHVLEKLWAAAWSLHPPAAPAAEDWVAGHALALLAGHTGQVISTLTAQAATAGAQHRDGIDACIRYLSNNAEHLRYDQALEAGWPIATGVVEGACRHLIADRFDLAGARWGLAGAEAVLKLRALVANGHLEEYWTFHLARQHERVHQTGYQDGYALTA from the coding sequence GTGCAGGCACCGTACGACACCGAGGCCACCGCTGACGTCTTTGCGAAGGCGAAGAACACATTCAACTGGCTCATCGGACACCTCACCGACGCGCAGACCGGGACGCTTGCCCATAACCGGCTGGAGGAGACCATCACCGAGCAGGGCCGGGAGCTGCAGCGCCTGCTGCTGCAGGCCCACCTTGACCTGCGCGCGCTGCGCGAGCTGGAGCAGGTACGCCACGCCCGTCACCAGGACGTCGGCGCTGCCGGGGTGATCGGCGCGGACGGGGTGCCGCGGCGGCGGGTGGAGCTCGGGCACCACCGCCTGCTCGCCACGGTGACCGGGACGGTGACGGTCACCCGGTGCGCGTGGCGGGCCCCGGGCGTCGGCAACGTTTATCCGGCGGACGCGGCGTTATCGCTGCCGGCGGTGCGACACTCGGCCGGGCTGGCGAAGCTCGCGGTCATCGAGACGGTGCGCGGCTCGTTCGACGCCGCCCTGGCGGCGATCACCACACGGTGCGGTCAGGTGATCGGCAAACGGCAGATCGAGCAGCTGGTCGCCCAGGCCGCGGCTGACGTCGACGCCTTCTACGCCGCGCGGACCGTGCTGCCGTGCACGGCGTCCACGGTGCTGGCGATCAGCGTGGACGGCAAAGGCATCGCGATGCGCCCCGAAGCGCTGCGGCCCGCGACCGCGAAGGCCGCCGCCCGCGCCCGAGCCACGTTCCGGACGCGGCTGGCGGCCGGGGAGAAACCGGCGCGCAAACGGATGGCGACGCTAGGGGTGGTCTACGACGCCGAACCGGCGCCGCGGCGGCCGCACGATGTGATCGCCGTCCCGGGCGGGCGATCCGGCCGGCGTCTGTCACGGGCCCGGCCGAACGCGACGCGCAAGTGGCTGTGTGGCTCGGTCATCACCGGCCCCGGCCCTGTGATCGCCAAGGTGTTCGACCATGCCGAGGCCCGTGATCCCGCGCACGCCCGTCCCTGGGTCGTGCTCGTCGACGGGGCCCGCCACCAGCTCGACCTGATCATCGCCGAAGCCGCCCGGCGCCGCATCCGCGTCCACATCGTGATCGATTTCGTGCACGTGCTGGAGAAGTTATGGGCTGCTGCGTGGAGTTTGCACCCGCCCGCGGCGCCGGCCGCGGAGGACTGGGTCGCCGGGCATGCCCTGGCCCTGCTGGCCGGGCACACCGGCCAGGTCATCAGCACGCTGACCGCGCAGGCCGCCACAGCCGGCGCGCAGCACCGTGACGGCATCGACGCGTGCATCCGCTATCTGTCCAACAACGCCGAGCATCTGCGGTATGACCAGGCGCTGGAAGCGGGATGGCCAATCGCGACCGGGGTGGTCGAGGGCGCGTGCCGTCATCTGATCGCCGACAGGTTCGACCTGGCCGGGGCGCGGTGGGGCCTGGCCGGGGCCGAGGCGGTGCTGAAGCTCCGCGCGCTGGTCGCCAACGGTCATCTGGAGGAGTACTGGACTTTCCATCTCGCCCGGCAACACGAGCGCGTCCATCAGACCGGCTACCAGGACGGATACGCCCTTACGGCTTGA